One window of the Shewanella maritima genome contains the following:
- the leuA gene encoding 2-isopropylmalate synthase, giving the protein MSDRVIIFDTTLRDGEQALAASLTVKEKLQIALALERLGVDVMEVGFPVSSPGDFESVQTIAKTIKNSRVCALSRALQKDIDAAAQALSVAEQFRIHTFISTSTIHVESKLKRSFDDVLDMAVGAVQYARQFTDDVEFSCEDAGRTPIDNLCRMVEHAIKAGASTINIPDTVGYTVPSEFGGIIQTLFNRVPNIDQAVISVHCHDDLGLSVANSIAAVEQGARQIECTINGIGERAGNCSLEEIAMILATRKGLMNIESNINAKEIHRTSSLVSQLCNMPIQANKAIVGSNAFSHSSGIHQDGMLKAKNTYEIMTPESIGLNRNNLNMTSRSGRHVIKHRMEEMGYKESDYDLDSLYEQFLKLADKKGQVFDYDLEALVFIESQSQDDDQYQLQHLMVHSDSTEGIATATAKVMVGDQVLTEAATGNGPVDAAYNAIERTTKRDIDITSYQLGAKGEGQNALGQVDITASYKGQRFHGVGLATDVVEASAQALINVMNLTYRADKVADYKQQKSKQKELGGV; this is encoded by the coding sequence ATGTCTGATAGAGTGATCATTTTTGACACGACACTTCGCGATGGTGAGCAAGCGCTTGCTGCCAGTTTAACGGTGAAAGAAAAACTCCAAATTGCCCTAGCACTTGAGCGTTTAGGAGTTGATGTGATGGAAGTGGGCTTTCCTGTTTCATCGCCTGGCGACTTTGAATCAGTGCAAACCATTGCTAAGACGATTAAAAATAGTCGCGTTTGTGCGTTATCTCGCGCCTTACAAAAAGATATTGATGCTGCGGCGCAGGCGTTGTCGGTCGCAGAGCAGTTTCGTATTCACACCTTTATTTCTACCTCAACCATTCATGTTGAAAGCAAACTAAAGCGTTCATTTGATGATGTGCTAGATATGGCTGTTGGCGCAGTGCAATATGCGCGGCAGTTTACCGATGACGTTGAGTTTTCTTGTGAAGATGCTGGGCGCACGCCTATCGATAATCTATGTCGCATGGTTGAGCATGCAATTAAAGCTGGCGCGAGTACGATTAATATTCCTGATACGGTTGGCTATACAGTGCCAAGTGAGTTTGGTGGCATTATTCAAACCTTGTTTAATCGCGTGCCAAATATCGATCAAGCGGTGATCTCTGTGCATTGCCATGACGATTTAGGTTTGTCTGTTGCTAACTCGATTGCCGCGGTCGAGCAAGGGGCGCGGCAGATTGAATGTACTATCAATGGTATCGGTGAGCGCGCGGGTAACTGCTCATTAGAAGAAATCGCGATGATCTTAGCGACGCGTAAAGGCTTGATGAATATTGAAAGTAACATCAATGCGAAAGAGATCCATCGCACCTCTTCACTAGTTAGTCAGCTTTGTAATATGCCGATTCAGGCTAATAAAGCCATCGTTGGCAGCAATGCGTTTTCTCACTCATCAGGTATTCACCAAGATGGCATGCTAAAAGCAAAAAATACCTATGAGATCATGACGCCAGAAAGTATCGGATTAAACCGCAATAACTTAAATATGACCTCCCGCTCAGGTCGACATGTGATTAAGCATCGCATGGAAGAGATGGGCTACAAAGAGTCGGATTATGACTTGGATTCACTTTACGAGCAGTTTTTAAAGCTTGCTGATAAGAAAGGTCAGGTATTTGATTATGACCTAGAGGCTTTGGTATTCATTGAGTCACAGTCGCAAGACGATGATCAATATCAGCTGCAGCATCTTATGGTGCACTCAGACTCGACCGAAGGTATAGCTACCGCGACAGCTAAGGTGATGGTTGGTGATCAGGTGCTAACTGAGGCTGCGACAGGAAATGGCCCAGTTGATGCAGCTTACAATGCCATTGAGCGGACGACTAAGCGCGATATCGACATCACTAGCTATCAGTTAGGCGCTAAAGGCGAAGGGCAAAATGCACTGGGCCAGGTAGATATTACTGCAAGTTATAAAGGTCAGCGTTTTCATGGTGTCGGCTTGGCAACTGACGTAGTAGAGGCATCTGCACAAGCACTGATTAATGTCATGAATTTAACCTATCGAGCTGACAAGGTTGCAGACTATAAACAACAGAAATCAAAACAAAAGGAGTTAGGTGGCGTATGA
- the leuB gene encoding 3-isopropylmalate dehydrogenase, whose protein sequence is MSYQIAVLAGDGIGPEVMAEARKVLTEVERRFDLNIEYSEYDVGGIAIDNHGSPLPGATLKGCEAADAILFGSVGGPKWEHLPPNEQPERGALLPLRGHFDLFCNLRPAKLHTGLEHMSPLRSDISSRGFDVLCVRELTGGIYFGKPKGRQGEGENEEAFDTMRYSRREIERIARIAFTAAQGRNKKVTSVDKANVLACSVLWREVVELVAKDFPDVELEHIYIDNATMQLLRRPNEFDVMLCSNLFGDIISDEIAMLTGSMGLLSSASLNSSGFGMYEPAGGSAPDIAGKGIANPVAQILSAALLLRHSLKLDEAADAIERAVSKALANGYLTGELLDESERGNAKTTAQMGDYIAQAVREGA, encoded by the coding sequence ATGAGTTATCAAATAGCTGTTTTAGCCGGTGACGGTATTGGTCCAGAAGTGATGGCCGAGGCCAGAAAAGTACTGACTGAAGTTGAACGCCGCTTTGATTTAAATATTGAGTATAGCGAGTATGACGTTGGCGGTATCGCTATTGATAATCATGGTAGCCCGCTACCTGGGGCGACATTAAAAGGTTGTGAGGCTGCTGATGCAATTTTATTTGGTAGCGTCGGTGGCCCAAAGTGGGAGCATTTGCCGCCAAATGAGCAACCAGAACGTGGCGCGCTATTACCGCTTCGTGGTCACTTTGATTTGTTCTGCAATTTGCGCCCAGCAAAGTTGCACACTGGACTTGAGCACATGTCACCACTTCGCAGTGATATATCTTCCCGTGGTTTTGATGTGCTTTGTGTGCGTGAGCTAACAGGCGGTATTTACTTTGGCAAACCAAAAGGTCGCCAGGGTGAGGGCGAAAACGAAGAAGCTTTCGATACTATGCGTTATAGCCGCCGAGAGATTGAGCGAATTGCTAGAATCGCATTTACTGCAGCCCAAGGTCGAAATAAAAAAGTCACCTCGGTTGATAAGGCTAATGTTTTAGCTTGCTCAGTTTTGTGGCGTGAAGTTGTTGAGCTGGTCGCGAAAGACTTCCCTGATGTTGAGCTAGAGCATATCTATATCGATAACGCCACTATGCAGCTACTGCGCCGCCCAAATGAGTTCGATGTGATGCTGTGTTCGAACCTGTTTGGTGACATCATTTCTGATGAAATTGCTATGTTAACTGGCTCGATGGGGCTGTTGTCATCAGCAAGTTTAAATAGCTCAGGCTTTGGCATGTATGAGCCAGCAGGCGGCAGCGCGCCGGATATAGCAGGTAAGGGTATTGCTAACCCAGTGGCGCAGATATTGTCGGCAGCCTTATTGCTTCGCCATAGTTTGAAGTTAGATGAAGCGGCTGATGCTATTGAGCGCGCGGTAAGTAAAGCCTTAGCCAATGGTTACTTAACTGGCGAGTTGTTAGATGAGTCAGAGCGCGGCAATGCCAAAACAACTGCGCAAATGGGTGATTACATTGCTCAAGCTGTTAGGGAGGGTGCGTAA
- the leuC gene encoding 3-isopropylmalate dehydratase large subunit — MAARTLYEKVWDAHVVAEPEGEAPIIYVDRHLVHEVTSPQAFSGLKVAGRKLRAPEKTFATMDHNTSTKSASLDALSPMARTQVETLAQNCKDFGIRLYDIHHPNQGIVHVMGPELGITLPGAVIVCGDSHTATHGAFGALAFGIGTSEVEHVLATQTLRQLKAKTMKIEVRGKVATGITAKDIVLAIIGRLGMDGGTGHVVEFCGEAIRDLSMEGRMTLCNMAIEMGAKAGMVAPDQTTFDYLEGREFAPKGQDWDQAVAAWKAMASDEGAEYDSEVVLEAKDIAPQLTWGTNPGQVVAIDSSVPNPADEANSTVKASMEKALQYIGLTPGTNMTDIAINKVFIGSCTNSRIEDLRAAASHAKGRQVAEGVTAIVVPGSGQVKLQAEAEGLDKIFVDAGFEWRLPGCSMCLAMNDDRLEAGDRCASTSNRNFEGRQGRGSRTHLVSPAMAAAAAVAGHFVDIRKPY; from the coding sequence ATGGCAGCAAGAACTTTATATGAGAAAGTGTGGGATGCTCATGTGGTAGCCGAGCCTGAGGGCGAAGCACCAATTATCTATGTTGACCGTCATCTTGTACACGAAGTGACATCGCCACAGGCGTTTAGCGGCCTTAAAGTCGCGGGGCGTAAGCTAAGAGCGCCAGAAAAAACTTTCGCCACTATGGACCATAACACGTCCACAAAGAGTGCTAGCCTTGATGCATTAAGCCCTATGGCGCGCACTCAGGTAGAAACCTTAGCGCAAAACTGCAAAGACTTTGGTATTCGCCTATACGATATTCATCACCCTAACCAAGGCATTGTGCATGTTATGGGGCCAGAGCTGGGTATTACCTTACCTGGTGCGGTTATTGTTTGTGGTGACTCTCATACCGCGACCCATGGCGCATTTGGCGCACTGGCATTTGGTATTGGCACCTCAGAAGTTGAGCATGTGCTGGCAACGCAAACCTTACGTCAGTTAAAAGCCAAAACCATGAAGATTGAAGTGCGCGGTAAAGTTGCAACAGGCATCACCGCTAAAGATATAGTGCTAGCGATTATCGGCCGCCTTGGTATGGATGGCGGCACCGGGCATGTGGTTGAGTTTTGCGGGGAGGCCATTCGCGACCTTTCAATGGAAGGACGCATGACCTTATGCAACATGGCAATTGAAATGGGTGCAAAGGCTGGCATGGTTGCGCCGGATCAAACCACCTTTGATTATCTTGAAGGTCGTGAATTTGCGCCTAAAGGTCAAGACTGGGACCAAGCAGTTGCTGCCTGGAAGGCGATGGCGAGCGATGAAGGTGCTGAGTACGACAGTGAAGTCGTGCTAGAAGCTAAAGATATTGCGCCGCAGCTAACTTGGGGGACAAATCCGGGTCAGGTAGTGGCTATTGACTCAAGCGTGCCAAATCCAGCAGATGAAGCTAACTCCACCGTTAAGGCCAGCATGGAAAAAGCTCTGCAGTACATTGGTTTAACTCCGGGCACCAACATGACAGATATCGCTATCAACAAGGTGTTTATTGGCTCATGCACTAATTCGCGTATTGAAGATTTACGTGCAGCGGCAAGTCATGCCAAAGGTCGACAAGTGGCCGAAGGTGTCACCGCGATTGTGGTGCCGGGCTCTGGGCAGGTAAAACTACAGGCTGAAGCAGAAGGCTTAGACAAAATCTTTGTAGATGCTGGCTTTGAGTGGCGCTTGCCAGGCTGCTCTATGTGTCTTGCAATGAATGATGACAGGTTGGAAGCGGGCGATCGCTGCGCATCGACCAGCAATCGTAACTTTGAAGGTCGCCAGGGGCGTGGCAGTCGCACTCATTTGGTAAGCCCAGCTATGGCAGCCGCAGCCGCTGTAGCAGGCCACTTTGTTGATATTCGTAAGCCGTACTAA
- the leuD gene encoding 3-isopropylmalate dehydratase small subunit — translation MQAFTSHTGLAVAIDSANIDTDQIIPKQFLSKVTRDGFGVHLFHDWRYLDDAGDKPNPEFALNKPRYKGASILIAQENFGCGSSREHAPWALADFGLRAVIAPTFADIFYGNSINNGLLPVKLDAAQVQQLIDEVEATEGGEITVDLQALTVTSPSGESFAFTIAESARHKLLNGLDAIGLTLSFEQPIADYETEIPSWYR, via the coding sequence ATGCAAGCATTTACCAGCCACACGGGGCTAGCGGTTGCGATTGATAGTGCCAATATCGATACCGACCAGATTATCCCTAAACAGTTTTTATCTAAGGTGACCCGCGACGGTTTTGGCGTGCACCTGTTTCACGACTGGCGTTATTTAGATGATGCTGGCGACAAACCTAACCCTGAGTTTGCACTCAACAAGCCACGCTATAAAGGCGCATCGATTTTAATAGCTCAGGAAAATTTTGGTTGTGGCTCAAGTCGGGAGCATGCTCCTTGGGCGTTGGCAGACTTTGGTTTACGGGCGGTCATAGCACCTACATTTGCCGATATTTTTTACGGTAACTCCATCAACAACGGCTTGTTGCCTGTAAAGCTTGACGCAGCTCAAGTTCAGCAGTTGATTGATGAAGTTGAGGCCACAGAAGGCGGGGAGATCACTGTGGATTTGCAAGCGCTGACTGTGACGTCACCATCTGGAGAGTCATTTGCATTTACTATTGCAGAATCAGCAAGACACAAGCTTCTTAATGGCCTAGATGCGATTGGACTAACCCTGTCGTTTGAGCAACCAATTGCAGATTATGAAACCGAGATACCGAGTTGGTATCGTTAA
- the mutT gene encoding 8-oxo-dGTP diphosphatase MutT, whose protein sequence is MLKRVHVAVGVIVNPNDQILLALRHGHLHQGGKWEFPGGKVEQDETVTQALIRELAEEVNLEVADSTPFMEISHDYPDKHVLLDIHLVTNFSGEAKGLEQQQIAWVDVNELENYQFPEANKPILDKLLAEFPKSL, encoded by the coding sequence ATGCTAAAACGAGTGCATGTTGCGGTTGGCGTAATTGTTAATCCAAACGACCAAATTTTACTGGCATTGCGCCACGGTCACTTACATCAAGGTGGCAAGTGGGAGTTTCCCGGCGGTAAAGTCGAACAAGATGAAACAGTCACACAGGCGCTAATTCGTGAACTAGCGGAAGAAGTGAACCTAGAGGTTGCTGACTCAACGCCATTTATGGAGATAAGCCATGATTATCCAGATAAGCATGTGCTACTTGATATTCATCTAGTGACTAACTTCTCAGGTGAAGCAAAGGGGCTTGAGCAACAGCAAATAGCCTGGGTTGATGTCAACGAACTTGAGAACTACCAGTTCCCTGAAGCCAACAAGCCAATTTTAGATAAGTTGTTGGCCGAGTTTCCTAAGTCACTCTAG
- the yacG gene encoding DNA gyrase inhibitor YacG, whose translation MPTTVNCPICKTPVVWEPQSKFKPFCSERCKMIDLGDWADEKHAIPVKTPIDPEMFADIDLDEAGFDEGDFFKKD comes from the coding sequence ATGCCAACAACTGTAAATTGCCCTATTTGTAAGACCCCTGTCGTGTGGGAACCACAATCTAAGTTCAAACCATTTTGCTCTGAGCGCTGTAAAATGATTGACCTTGGAGATTGGGCCGACGAGAAGCACGCCATTCCAGTAAAAACACCTATTGACCCAGAAATGTTTGCCGACATCGATCTCGATGAAGCAGGCTTTGATGAAGGCGATTTTTTCAAAAAGGATTAA
- the zapD gene encoding cell division protein ZapD: MTNLIYEQPLNEKTRSYLRLEHLATHIKQVTESDHQHHCFEPIFSLADLTERCDFSSDVLKDIDKQVLLLDKWQAFPHVDTEQVCALIKELTQAKAQLYSSGRLGAKLKQDKFISALKHRFSMPGACCSFDLPQLHYWLSLPWQQRQQDIINWTEEFQPLLKAITLILKLIRDSSEFINASANAGFYQANADKALSLIRVRINADQACYPTISGSRNRYAIHFVDFDRQKHTDKQITFSLAACE; encoded by the coding sequence ATGACCAATTTGATTTATGAGCAACCCCTAAATGAAAAAACGCGCAGCTATCTGCGTTTAGAGCATTTAGCGACGCACATAAAACAAGTTACTGAGTCAGATCACCAACATCATTGTTTTGAGCCGATCTTCTCTCTCGCAGACTTAACTGAACGCTGCGACTTTTCTTCAGACGTATTAAAAGATATTGATAAGCAGGTGTTGCTGTTAGATAAATGGCAAGCATTTCCACATGTCGATACCGAGCAAGTCTGCGCACTTATTAAAGAGCTCACTCAAGCCAAAGCACAGCTGTATTCTAGCGGCCGCTTAGGTGCAAAGCTTAAACAAGATAAATTCATCTCGGCCCTAAAACACAGATTTAGTATGCCTGGCGCTTGCTGTAGTTTCGACTTACCACAGCTACATTACTGGTTAAGCTTACCCTGGCAACAACGCCAGCAAGATATCATTAATTGGACCGAAGAATTTCAGCCACTACTCAAAGCCATCACACTTATTCTAAAGCTCATTCGCGACTCTTCTGAATTCATCAACGCCTCTGCCAATGCAGGCTTTTACCAAGCGAACGCGGATAAAGCATTATCGCTTATTAGAGTCCGAATCAATGCCGATCAAGCTTGTTACCCTACAATAAGTGGTAGTCGCAATCGTTACGCCATTCACTTCGTGGATTTCGACCGTCAGAAACATACCGACAAACAAATCACATTCTCACTGGCAGCTTGCGAATAA
- the coaE gene encoding dephospho-CoA kinase (Dephospho-CoA kinase (CoaE) performs the final step in coenzyme A biosynthesis.), giving the protein MSSTYIVGLSGGIGSGKTTVANLFAAKGIELVDADIVAREVVEPNTPGLNAIAQHFGAEVLNPNGELNRQALRDRVFNNESERLWLNKLLHPLIRKTMLEQVHSAQSDYVILVVPLLFENGLDSLVNTTLVVDISPALQRKRSATRDNTSQKAIQKIMDSQMSREQRLTKAEHIIDNQGDIASLNQQVDNLHQYFLAQARRQQ; this is encoded by the coding sequence ATGTCTTCCACATACATAGTCGGTCTATCTGGTGGCATTGGCAGCGGTAAAACAACCGTTGCCAATTTATTTGCCGCCAAAGGCATTGAATTGGTTGATGCAGATATTGTTGCGCGGGAAGTCGTTGAGCCAAATACTCCGGGATTAAATGCAATAGCGCAGCACTTTGGTGCTGAAGTACTAAATCCAAACGGTGAACTCAACCGTCAAGCACTGCGTGACAGAGTGTTTAATAACGAAAGTGAGCGCCTTTGGCTCAACAAATTACTGCATCCACTAATTAGAAAAACCATGTTAGAGCAAGTACATAGTGCACAAAGTGACTATGTTATTTTGGTTGTGCCCTTGCTATTTGAGAATGGGTTAGATAGCTTAGTCAATACCACTTTAGTTGTTGATATTTCACCCGCATTGCAGAGAAAACGTTCAGCGACTAGAGACAACACGTCTCAAAAGGCTATTCAGAAAATCATGGATAGCCAAATGAGTCGCGAACAGCGCTTAACTAAAGCTGAGCATATTATTGATAATCAAGGCGACATCGCCTCACTTAATCAACAGGTGGACAATCTTCACCAGTACTTTTTAGCTCAAGCAAGGCGACAACAATAA
- a CDS encoding prepilin peptidase yields the protein MTEFLSSFTSSFVSTMSQTPWLFVVISFIFAATIGSFLNVVIHRLPVMMKREWQSECNFYLDEYHPDIVKQVGKGKLEKPIDEYPQKYNLIVPTSACPKCKAKIKPWHNLPIFGWLLLKGKCANCQTSISPRYPIFEFITGALVATLAYYLGPTTQFALATLLTFALIALTGIDLDEMLLPDQITLPLLWLGLIINYQGVFVSLEDAVIGAAAGYLSLWSVFWGFKLLTGKEGMGYGDFKLMAVFGAWLGWQMLPLIILLSSLVGAVIGIAMIATKKLHSGKPIPFGPYIAIAGWIALIWGHDIINWYLGSFV from the coding sequence ATGACCGAATTTTTATCTTCTTTTACTTCTAGTTTTGTATCCACAATGAGCCAGACTCCCTGGCTTTTTGTGGTTATTAGCTTTATTTTCGCTGCCACTATCGGCAGTTTTTTAAATGTGGTGATTCACCGTCTGCCAGTTATGATGAAGCGTGAATGGCAAAGCGAGTGCAACTTCTATCTAGATGAATATCATCCAGATATCGTTAAACAAGTTGGTAAAGGCAAGCTTGAAAAGCCAATTGATGAATACCCGCAAAAGTACAATCTAATTGTACCTACATCAGCTTGCCCTAAGTGCAAAGCCAAAATAAAACCTTGGCACAATTTGCCTATCTTTGGTTGGTTACTACTTAAAGGCAAGTGCGCAAATTGCCAAACCAGCATTTCACCACGTTACCCAATTTTTGAGTTTATCACCGGCGCTTTGGTTGCCACGCTGGCATATTATTTAGGCCCAACGACACAATTTGCTCTAGCAACACTACTCACCTTTGCTTTAATCGCACTAACAGGCATCGATTTGGACGAAATGCTGCTGCCAGATCAAATTACCCTGCCGCTATTGTGGCTAGGCCTAATCATTAACTATCAAGGGGTGTTCGTCAGCCTAGAGGATGCGGTGATTGGTGCAGCCGCCGGTTACCTAAGTTTATGGAGTGTATTCTGGGGCTTCAAGCTGTTAACAGGTAAAGAAGGCATGGGCTACGGCGATTTCAAATTGATGGCAGTATTTGGTGCCTGGCTCGGCTGGCAAATGCTACCTTTGATTATCCTGCTATCTTCATTAGTCGGCGCGGTGATTGGTATAGCAATGATTGCCACCAAGAAACTACATTCAGGTAAGCCAATTCCATTTGGCCCTTATATCGCAATTGCTGGTTGGATAGCGTTAATTTGGGGGCACGATATTATCAATTGGTACCTAGGCTCATTTGTCTAG
- a CDS encoding type II secretion system F family protein — protein MATARANKKAGSNVKHQPKVFTFEWKGTNKDGQRTSGELRGSSIAEIRSVLKAQGISPKGVRKKAAPLFKTEKKISAMDIAMITRQIATMLAAGVPLVTTIELLGKGHEKAKMRELLATILSDVQAGIPLSDSLKPHRQYFDDLYVDLVAAGEHSGSLDAVFDRIAIYKEKAEALKSKIKKAMFYPAAVVVVAVAVTTLLLLFVVPQFEDIFNGFGAELPAFTQMIINISRWLQGSWYFFVIGIAAAIFLFRRSHRNSQVFRDQVDTYILKIPAVGDILHKAAMARFARTLATTFAAGVPLIDGLESAAGASGNAVYRNALNKVRTEVMAGMQMNVAMRTTRLFPDMLIQMVMIGEESGGLDDMLNKIANIYEMQVDDAVDGLSSLIEPIMMVVIGTLVGGLIVGMYLPIFQMGNVV, from the coding sequence ATGGCTACTGCAAGAGCCAACAAAAAAGCAGGCAGCAATGTAAAACACCAGCCGAAAGTTTTTACCTTTGAGTGGAAAGGTACCAACAAGGACGGTCAACGTACATCTGGCGAATTACGCGGAAGTTCTATTGCAGAAATCCGCAGTGTTTTAAAAGCACAGGGGATTTCTCCAAAAGGAGTACGTAAAAAGGCTGCCCCATTATTTAAGACTGAGAAAAAGATCTCTGCAATGGACATTGCAATGATCACTCGTCAAATTGCAACTATGCTTGCCGCTGGTGTTCCCTTGGTAACAACAATCGAACTATTAGGCAAAGGGCACGAAAAAGCTAAAATGCGAGAGCTCTTAGCGACTATTCTTTCTGATGTGCAAGCAGGTATTCCTCTTTCTGACTCTCTTAAGCCTCACAGGCAGTATTTTGACGACCTTTATGTCGACTTAGTTGCAGCAGGTGAGCATTCAGGTTCTTTGGATGCAGTCTTTGATCGAATAGCGATCTATAAAGAGAAAGCTGAAGCCCTAAAATCAAAAATTAAGAAAGCTATGTTTTACCCTGCAGCGGTTGTTGTTGTGGCAGTCGCTGTTACAACATTACTGCTTTTATTTGTAGTGCCACAATTTGAGGATATTTTTAACGGCTTTGGTGCGGAGTTACCCGCTTTCACCCAAATGATCATTAATATCTCACGTTGGCTGCAAGGGTCTTGGTACTTCTTTGTCATTGGGATTGCAGCTGCAATATTTTTGTTTAGGCGAAGCCATAGAAATTCTCAGGTATTCCGAGATCAAGTTGATACCTACATATTAAAAATACCTGCTGTTGGCGACATTTTACATAAAGCCGCTATGGCTCGCTTTGCCCGAACGCTAGCAACCACCTTCGCAGCAGGTGTTCCACTAATTGATGGCTTAGAATCTGCGGCGGGCGCATCCGGCAATGCTGTCTACCGAAATGCACTGAACAAAGTGCGTACCGAGGTCATGGCCGGTATGCAAATGAATGTAGCTATGCGAACCACGCGTTTATTCCCTGATATGCTAATTCAAATGGTAATGATTGGTGAAGAGTCTGGTGGATTAGACGACATGCTCAACAAAATCGCCAATATTTATGAAATGCAGGTAGATGACGCGGTGGATGGCCTTTCAAGCCTGATCGAGCCAATTATGATGGTAGTAATTGGTACGCTAGTCGGCGGTTTGATCGTCGGCATGTACCTGCCAATCTTCCAAATGGGTAATGTGGTTTAA
- the pilB gene encoding type IV-A pilus assembly ATPase PilB yields MPSTAINLGLSNLFLRKGLLTEETLSSAISESRKTKRTLVSTLVATKKLSAREIAELCYEEYGTPLLDLSEYDVKNIPEDLLNKKLIDKHKCLPLFKRGNRLYIASSDPTNISALEDFQFSLGLHAEAILVEDDKLSQAVEKVLEDDLSSLDLSGVDEEALAGMEVAETERNDEPEGDSSDDAPIVIYINKILTDAIRKGASDLHFEPYEKRYRIRFRIDGILHEVSEPPVNLAGRISARLKVMSKLDIAERRVPQDGRIKMKLSRTKSIDFRVSTLPTIWGEKIVMRILDSSSAQLGIEKLGYEDEQRLLYEEMLAKPQGMILVTGPTGSGKTVSLYTGLNILNTEERNISTAEDPVEINLEGVNQVHINLKAGLTFASALRSFLRQDPDVVMVGEIRDLETAEIAIKAAQTGHLVLSTLHTNSAAETLTRLVNMGVPGYNIASSVNLIIAQRLARRLCPECKEPEDVPQAELVKLGFTEQDIATGFTVYKPVGCEFCSGGYKGRVGVYEVMKMSDEIARTIMEGGNSLQIANQAKEQGMNDLRQSGLLKVVQGVTSIAEINRVTSFN; encoded by the coding sequence ATGCCATCGACAGCTATAAACTTAGGCTTATCAAATCTTTTCCTGAGAAAAGGGCTTTTGACTGAAGAAACGCTTTCAAGCGCAATATCAGAATCAAGAAAAACAAAGCGTACTCTTGTCTCGACTTTAGTTGCGACAAAGAAGCTGTCTGCTAGAGAAATTGCTGAGCTTTGTTACGAAGAGTATGGTACTCCATTACTAGACTTAAGCGAGTATGATGTTAAAAACATCCCTGAAGACTTACTCAACAAAAAGCTAATCGATAAGCATAAGTGTCTTCCATTGTTCAAAAGGGGAAATCGCTTATACATCGCAAGCTCAGATCCAACCAATATTTCCGCATTAGAAGACTTTCAATTTAGCTTGGGTCTTCACGCTGAAGCGATTCTAGTTGAAGATGACAAACTGTCCCAAGCAGTAGAAAAAGTGCTTGAAGATGATCTATCTAGCCTAGATCTCTCTGGAGTCGACGAGGAAGCCCTTGCTGGGATGGAGGTGGCAGAAACCGAACGTAATGATGAGCCCGAAGGCGACAGCAGTGACGATGCCCCAATTGTTATTTACATCAACAAGATTCTAACCGACGCCATCCGTAAAGGCGCTTCTGACTTGCACTTCGAGCCATATGAAAAACGCTACCGCATTCGTTTTCGCATCGATGGGATTTTACACGAGGTTTCAGAACCACCTGTAAACCTGGCAGGTCGAATCTCAGCACGATTAAAGGTGATGTCAAAGCTGGATATTGCTGAGCGCCGCGTGCCTCAAGATGGCCGCATTAAGATGAAGCTGTCACGTACTAAATCAATTGATTTTCGTGTCAGTACTCTACCTACAATCTGGGGCGAGAAGATTGTAATGCGTATTCTGGATTCATCTTCCGCTCAGCTTGGTATCGAAAAACTCGGTTATGAAGATGAGCAGCGCCTGCTTTATGAAGAAATGCTAGCCAAACCCCAAGGCATGATATTAGTGACCGGCCCAACTGGCTCCGGTAAAACTGTATCCCTTTATACTGGCCTTAATATCCTTAATACGGAAGAGCGTAATATTTCAACTGCTGAAGATCCGGTTGAGATTAACTTAGAAGGTGTTAACCAAGTTCATATTAACTTGAAAGCAGGTTTAACCTTCGCTTCAGCTCTTCGCTCGTTCTTACGTCAAGATCCAGACGTGGTAATGGTCGGTGAGATCCGTGACTTAGAAACCGCTGAGATAGCCATTAAAGCGGCACAAACCGGTCACTTGGTTTTATCAACTCTCCATACAAACTCAGCAGCAGAGACCTTAACCCGTTTGGTTAACATGGGCGTACCTGGCTACAACATTGCCAGCTCAGTCAACCTAATTATTGCACAGCGTCTTGCAAGGCGTTTATGCCCTGAGTGTAAAGAGCCTGAAGACGTGCCTCAAGCAGAGCTAGTAAAGCTTGGTTTTACTGAACAAGATATCGCAACAGGGTTCACCGTATACAAGCCTGTTGGTTGTGAATTCTGTTCTGGAGGTTACAAAGGCCGTGTAGGTGTCTATGAGGTAATGAAAATGAGTGATGAAATCGCCCGAACTATTATGGAAGGCGGTAATTCACTGCAAATAGCTAATCAAGCAAAAGAACAAGGCATGAATGACTTACGTCAATCAGGGCTGCTAAAGGTCGTTCAAGGTGTGACGAGTATTGCTGAGATTAACCGCGTAACTAGTTTCAATTAA